In Pseudomonas lalkuanensis, the following are encoded in one genomic region:
- the gabT gene encoding 4-aminobutyrate--2-oxoglutarate transaminase translates to MSKNESLLKRRAAAVARGVSQIHPIVAERAENATVWDVDGREYIDFAGGIAVLNTGHLHPKVVAAVQEQLTKLSHTCFQVLAYEPYIELCEEIAKRVPGDFAKKALLVTSGSEAVENAVKIARAATGRAGVIAFTGAYHGRTMMTLSLTGKVVPYSAGMGLMPGGVFRALAPCELHGISEDDSIASIERIFKNDAQPQDIAAIIIEPVQGEGGFYVNSKAFMQRLRALCDQHGILLIADEVQTGAGRTGTFFATEQLGVVPDLTTFAKSVGGGFPISGVVGKAEVMDSIAPGGLGGTYAGSPIACAAALAVLKVFDEEKLLERSQAVGERLKAGLREIAAKHKVIGDVRGLGSMVAIELFEGGDESKPAAELVGKIVARAREKGLILLSCGTYYNVIRFLMPVTIPDAQLDKGIAIVAECFDELA, encoded by the coding sequence ATGAGCAAGAACGAATCCCTGCTGAAACGCCGTGCCGCAGCCGTTGCCCGCGGTGTCAGCCAGATCCACCCGATCGTCGCCGAGCGCGCCGAGAACGCCACCGTCTGGGACGTCGACGGCCGCGAGTACATCGATTTCGCCGGCGGTATCGCCGTACTGAACACCGGCCACCTGCATCCGAAAGTCGTCGCTGCCGTGCAGGAGCAACTGACCAAGCTGTCCCACACCTGCTTCCAGGTTCTGGCCTACGAGCCCTACATCGAGCTCTGCGAAGAGATCGCCAAGCGCGTACCGGGTGACTTCGCCAAGAAGGCCCTGCTGGTGACCTCCGGCTCCGAAGCCGTCGAGAACGCCGTGAAGATCGCCCGTGCCGCCACCGGCCGCGCCGGCGTGATCGCATTCACCGGCGCCTACCACGGCCGCACCATGATGACCCTTTCCCTGACCGGCAAGGTGGTTCCGTACTCCGCCGGCATGGGCCTGATGCCGGGTGGCGTGTTCCGTGCCCTGGCTCCGTGCGAACTGCACGGCATCAGCGAAGACGACTCCATCGCCAGCATCGAGCGCATCTTCAAGAACGACGCCCAGCCGCAAGACATCGCTGCCATCATCATCGAGCCGGTTCAGGGCGAGGGTGGCTTCTACGTCAATTCCAAGGCCTTCATGCAGCGTCTGCGCGCCCTGTGCGACCAGCACGGCATCCTGCTGATCGCCGACGAAGTACAGACCGGCGCTGGCCGTACTGGCACCTTCTTCGCCACCGAGCAACTGGGCGTCGTGCCTGACCTGACTACCTTCGCCAAATCCGTTGGCGGTGGCTTCCCGATCTCCGGCGTAGTCGGCAAGGCCGAAGTCATGGACAGCATCGCTCCCGGCGGCCTGGGCGGCACCTATGCCGGCAGCCCGATCGCCTGCGCCGCGGCCCTGGCCGTGCTGAAAGTGTTCGACGAAGAGAAACTGCTGGAGCGCAGCCAGGCCGTAGGCGAGCGCCTGAAGGCCGGTCTGCGTGAAATCGCAGCCAAGCACAAGGTCATCGGCGACGTTCGTGGCCTGGGTTCGATGGTCGCCATCGAGCTGTTCGAAGGCGGCGACGAAAGCAAGCCGGCTGCCGAACTGGTTGGCAAGATCGTGGCCAGGGCTCGCGAGAAGGGCCTGATCCTGCTGTCTTGCGGCACCTACTACAACGTCATCCGCTTCCTGATGCCGGTCACCATTCCCGACGCACAACTGGACAAGGGCATCGCCATTGTCGCCGAGTGCTTCGACGAACTGGCCTGA
- a CDS encoding HDOD domain-containing protein — MPTAQVPEVLIAEADPWTSDLLAQLILDIRNDVRVVQVADGLEALARCKRRLPELVIADGELGGIDGVELLRQLRRHPRTPSLPFVLISARVDAASVRAVRPLAPSAYLGKPFNAAKLRKRLGALLPAGEGAAGQQTPALLVSSLKEYLDSVREEGQGAPLLDDVRDAVSQCLQADQVDLRDLDEIFSRDPQITARLIAAANSAAQHLGMPCQTLAQAMQRLGVTRVLNLVLGMALERNARLRDPRLSELADLVWQAAQRSAELAYWVASELELDAELCYTAGLLHNMGELALLRSLQDWQDAGGSLGNEELQDVMQRRSAGFGSALRIRWRLPFGLRELVAAFHGLGAGVFSREALVLNLCAALLRLPRGEVPASLMDERAARLLRLDPVLLERLPGRLLS; from the coding sequence ATGCCCACCGCCCAGGTTCCGGAAGTCCTGATCGCCGAGGCCGACCCCTGGACGTCGGATCTATTGGCGCAACTGATCCTGGATATTCGCAATGACGTCCGAGTGGTGCAGGTGGCCGACGGCCTCGAGGCCCTGGCGCGCTGCAAGCGACGGTTGCCGGAATTGGTAATTGCCGACGGCGAACTGGGTGGGATCGACGGCGTGGAGCTGCTGCGCCAGTTGCGCCGCCATCCACGTACCCCGTCCCTGCCTTTCGTGCTGATCAGTGCCCGCGTCGATGCGGCCAGCGTGCGTGCCGTGCGGCCGCTGGCGCCATCGGCCTACCTCGGCAAACCCTTCAATGCTGCCAAGCTGCGCAAGCGTCTCGGCGCCCTGTTGCCCGCCGGTGAGGGTGCGGCCGGACAGCAAACGCCGGCCTTGCTGGTGAGCAGCCTGAAGGAATACCTGGACAGCGTCCGCGAAGAGGGCCAGGGCGCGCCCTTGCTGGACGACGTCCGCGACGCCGTGAGCCAGTGCCTGCAGGCGGATCAGGTAGACCTGCGCGACCTCGATGAAATCTTCTCCCGCGACCCACAGATCACTGCGCGGCTGATCGCCGCTGCCAACAGCGCGGCCCAGCACCTGGGCATGCCCTGCCAGACCCTGGCCCAGGCCATGCAGCGGCTGGGCGTCACCCGTGTGCTCAATCTCGTGCTTGGCATGGCCCTGGAGCGTAATGCCCGCTTGCGCGACCCGCGCCTGTCTGAGCTGGCCGATCTGGTCTGGCAGGCCGCCCAGCGCAGCGCCGAACTGGCCTACTGGGTGGCCAGCGAACTGGAGCTGGACGCCGAGCTCTGCTACACCGCCGGGCTGCTGCACAACATGGGCGAACTGGCCCTGCTGCGCAGCCTGCAGGACTGGCAGGACGCCGGCGGCAGCCTGGGCAACGAGGAGCTGCAGGACGTGATGCAACGGCGTTCGGCAGGCTTTGGTTCGGCCCTGCGCATCCGCTGGCGCCTGCCCTTCGGCCTGCGTGAGCTGGTGGCTGCGTTCCACGGCCTGGGCGCCGGGGTGTTCTCCCGCGAAGCCCTGGTGCTCAACCTCTGCGCCGCGCTGTTGCGTCTTCCCCGTGGCGAAGTCCCGGCGAGCCTGATGGACGAGCGCGCGGCCCGACTGCTGCGCCTCGATCCCGTGCTGCTGGAGCGGTTGCCGGGACGCCTGCTGTCCTGA
- a CDS encoding HDOD domain-containing protein, whose amino-acid sequence MADMERAPRVLIADPDRWSAELLVALVRKARCDAQLAVLQDSHSVLEHCSTGWPDLLIVDYGLPGVGGLELLREVRRQRRHPPVPFFLITERVDAASVRAALPLAPTAYLAKPFNAEDLLKRLRNLLLEPGEEVACPVPSVPTQQALDDYLAEARESSAGAPLLTTVLDALRLALDAPTRDLAELEPLFHRDPQLTGQLIAAANSAAQHLGSGCQTLAQALSRLGPQHSLNLALGLALQRSVNLSDPMLVPHGERIWQQSQRTAELARWLAQCLEGDGERCYTAGLLHALGDLAVLRSIQGWRDGGGEELTEEQVDAALRTHGAPFGSALRTRWRLPLELRQLIAAAYQLGGGVYSKDALIVHIAKLAAELPEGEDASGLARHKAARMLGLDAALLASLPNSEAAG is encoded by the coding sequence ATGGCTGATATGGAACGGGCACCCAGGGTGCTGATAGCCGACCCCGATCGCTGGAGCGCCGAGCTGCTTGTCGCGCTGGTGCGCAAGGCGCGCTGCGATGCCCAGTTGGCGGTGCTGCAGGACAGCCATAGCGTGCTCGAGCATTGCAGCACCGGCTGGCCGGATCTGCTGATCGTCGACTATGGCCTGCCCGGCGTCGGTGGACTGGAACTGCTGCGGGAAGTGCGCCGCCAGCGGCGCCATCCGCCCGTGCCATTCTTCCTCATCACCGAACGCGTGGATGCGGCCAGCGTTCGCGCCGCCCTGCCGTTGGCCCCCACTGCCTACCTGGCCAAGCCGTTCAACGCCGAAGATCTGCTGAAGCGCCTGCGCAACCTGCTGTTGGAGCCGGGTGAGGAGGTCGCCTGCCCGGTGCCATCGGTCCCCACCCAGCAAGCGCTGGACGACTACCTGGCCGAGGCTCGCGAGTCCTCCGCTGGAGCACCCCTGCTGACCACGGTGCTGGACGCACTGCGGCTGGCCCTGGATGCCCCCACGCGCGACCTTGCCGAGCTGGAGCCGCTGTTCCACCGGGACCCGCAGCTCACCGGCCAACTGATCGCCGCCGCCAACAGCGCCGCCCAGCACCTGGGCAGCGGTTGCCAGACCCTCGCCCAGGCGCTGTCCCGGCTCGGCCCCCAGCACAGCCTTAACCTGGCCCTGGGCCTGGCCCTGCAACGCAGCGTCAATCTCAGCGATCCCATGCTGGTGCCCCACGGCGAGCGCATCTGGCAACAGTCTCAACGCACCGCCGAGCTGGCGCGCTGGCTGGCGCAATGCCTGGAAGGGGATGGCGAGCGCTGCTACACCGCCGGGCTGCTGCACGCGCTGGGAGACCTCGCGGTACTGCGCAGCATCCAGGGCTGGCGTGACGGCGGTGGAGAGGAACTGACCGAGGAGCAGGTCGATGCCGCGCTGCGCACCCATGGCGCGCCGTTCGGTTCGGCCTTGCGCACCCGCTGGCGCCTGCCTCTGGAACTGCGCCAGTTGATCGCCGCCGCCTATCAGCTCGGCGGTGGCGTCTACTCGAAGGACGCGCTCATCGTGCACATCGCCAAGCTCGCGGCCGAGCTTCCCGAAGGCGAAGACGCCAGCGGCCTCGCCCGGCACAAGGCAGCACGGATGCTCGGCCTGGATGCCGCCCTGCTGGCGTCGCTGCCGAATTCGGAAGCTGCCGGCTAG
- a CDS encoding 2-hydroxychromene-2-carboxylate isomerase, which yields MTKTVEFFFDLGSPASYLAWTQLPGICARHGATLRYRPMLLGGVFQATGNASPAAVPAKARHTMIDMQRFARRYGVTMHFNPHFPINTLTLMRGAIGVQLRQPERFEAYLDAMFRALWQDKRNLGDPAVVATVLQDAGFDPQALLALVGDQEVKDALKAATEEAVRRGVFGAPTCFVGEEMYFGQDRLDFVEEALA from the coding sequence ATGACCAAGACCGTCGAATTCTTCTTCGACCTCGGCAGCCCGGCCAGTTACCTGGCCTGGACGCAGTTGCCGGGCATCTGTGCGCGCCATGGCGCGACACTGCGCTACCGCCCGATGCTGCTAGGCGGGGTATTCCAGGCCACCGGCAACGCGTCCCCGGCCGCGGTCCCGGCCAAGGCCCGCCACACCATGATCGACATGCAGCGCTTCGCCCGTCGCTACGGCGTGACGATGCATTTCAACCCGCACTTCCCCATCAACACCCTGACCCTGATGCGCGGCGCCATCGGCGTGCAGCTGCGCCAGCCGGAACGCTTCGAGGCCTATCTGGACGCCATGTTCCGCGCGCTCTGGCAGGACAAGCGCAATCTGGGCGACCCGGCCGTGGTGGCCACCGTCCTGCAGGATGCCGGCTTCGATCCCCAGGCGCTGCTGGCCCTGGTGGGTGATCAGGAGGTGAAGGACGCGCTGAAGGCTGCCACCGAGGAAGCGGTGAGGCGCGGCGTGTTCGGCGCGCCCACCTGCTTCGTCGGTGAGGAGATGTACTTCGGCCAGGACCGGCTGGACTTCGTCGAGGAAGCGCTGGCCTAG
- a CDS encoding SDR family oxidoreductase has protein sequence MASETENKKVVLVIGAGDATGGAIARRFAREGYVACVTRRSADKLQPLVDAIRADGGEAHGFGSDARKEEDVAELVETIERDIGPIEAFVFNIGANVPCSILEETARKYFKIWEMACFSGFLTSQAVAKRMVTRGRGTILFTGATAGLRGAAGFAAFAGAKHGIRALAQSMARELGPRNIHVAHVVVDGAIDTEFIRESFPERYALKDHDGILAPEHIAENYWYLHSQPRDAWTFELDLRPWMEKW, from the coding sequence ATGGCTAGCGAGACCGAAAACAAGAAAGTCGTACTGGTAATTGGTGCGGGCGACGCCACCGGCGGCGCCATCGCCCGGCGCTTCGCCCGCGAGGGCTATGTGGCCTGCGTGACCCGGCGCAGCGCCGACAAGCTGCAGCCGCTGGTGGATGCCATTCGCGCCGACGGTGGTGAGGCCCATGGCTTCGGCTCGGATGCGCGCAAGGAAGAGGACGTCGCCGAGCTGGTGGAAACCATCGAGCGGGACATCGGCCCGATCGAGGCCTTCGTCTTCAACATCGGCGCCAACGTGCCTTGCAGCATCCTCGAAGAGACCGCGCGCAAGTACTTCAAGATCTGGGAGATGGCCTGCTTCTCCGGCTTCCTTACCAGCCAGGCGGTGGCCAAGCGCATGGTCACTCGCGGGCGCGGCACCATCCTCTTCACCGGCGCCACCGCCGGCTTGCGTGGCGCCGCCGGCTTTGCCGCCTTCGCCGGCGCCAAGCACGGCATCCGCGCCCTGGCCCAGAGCATGGCGCGTGAGCTCGGGCCCCGGAACATCCACGTGGCCCACGTGGTGGTGGACGGCGCCATCGATACCGAGTTCATCCGCGAGAGCTTCCCCGAGCGCTATGCGCTGAAGGACCATGACGGCATCCTCGCCCCTGAACACATCGCCGAGAACTACTGGTATCTGCATAGCCAGCCGCGCGACGCCTGGACGTTCGAGCTGGATCTGCGGCCCTGGATGGAGAAGTGGTAA
- a CDS encoding TetR/AcrR family transcriptional regulator → MRYSATHKEETRQKLLESSGAIAKSGGFSTTGVDGLMKAIGLTGGAFYSHFPSKNDLFTAIVQRELSRSLIGQVARGEGFCRDKLERCLDRYLSMAHLQNPDTGCAIPALGAEIARADLPVREEAEHWMLELQRAWAEILEDGELAWALISQCVGALVVARMLAHEETQAEVLSASRGFLGRVVDDRLEQ, encoded by the coding sequence GTGCGTTATTCAGCCACCCACAAGGAAGAAACCCGCCAGAAACTGCTGGAAAGCAGCGGTGCGATCGCCAAAAGTGGCGGGTTTTCCACCACCGGCGTCGACGGCCTGATGAAGGCCATCGGCCTGACCGGCGGGGCCTTCTACAGCCATTTCCCGTCGAAGAACGACCTCTTCACCGCTATCGTCCAGCGCGAGCTGTCACGCAGCCTGATCGGCCAGGTGGCGCGTGGCGAAGGCTTCTGCCGCGACAAGCTGGAACGCTGCCTCGACCGTTACCTGAGCATGGCCCATCTGCAGAACCCCGACACGGGCTGCGCCATCCCGGCCCTGGGCGCGGAGATCGCCCGTGCCGACCTCCCGGTACGCGAGGAAGCCGAGCACTGGATGCTGGAGCTGCAGCGGGCCTGGGCGGAAATCCTCGAAGACGGCGAACTGGCCTGGGCACTGATTTCCCAGTGCGTCGGCGCCCTGGTGGTGGCGCGCATGCTCGCCCACGAAGAGACCCAGGCCGAAGTACTGAGTGCCAGCCGGGGTTTCCTCGGCCGTGTGGTGGATGACCGGCTAGAGCAGTGA
- a CDS encoding LysR family transcriptional regulator — protein sequence MLLANGLRKIDIQDLLVFLEIHERQHLGEVAEVLNLSASSVSYSLKKLRSTLDDELFIATRSGMRPTRKAMAMRPHARAMIELMNACFSEANAFDPSQAPRTFRLCAPEYFELLILPPLLRRLSDAGYPVSLDVQRLGREIPAEALVHGELDLALGFGPHQHRAHPGLVSLALLKDDLLCVRAAGTASVDDLDAFCARRQVFPTPWDSDRNMIDGWLQQQGRSRQIAARTNNYLAALQLIPASELLMVMPARVHEHLGDARTATSRLPDLPSFSLELLWAQPFDQDPANVWLREQILSVCAEQSLL from the coding sequence ATGCTGCTCGCCAACGGACTACGCAAGATCGACATCCAGGACCTGCTGGTCTTCCTCGAAATCCATGAGCGCCAGCACCTGGGCGAGGTGGCGGAGGTGCTGAATCTCAGTGCCTCCAGCGTCAGCTACAGCTTGAAGAAACTGCGCAGCACGCTGGACGACGAGCTGTTCATCGCCACCCGCAGCGGCATGCGCCCCACCCGCAAGGCCATGGCCATGCGCCCCCACGCCCGCGCCATGATCGAGCTGATGAACGCCTGCTTCAGCGAGGCCAACGCCTTCGACCCCAGCCAGGCCCCCCGCACCTTCCGGCTCTGCGCGCCGGAGTATTTCGAGCTGCTGATCCTGCCGCCTTTGCTGCGCCGGCTGAGCGATGCCGGCTACCCGGTGAGCCTCGACGTGCAGCGCCTGGGACGGGAAATCCCCGCCGAGGCGCTGGTCCACGGCGAACTGGACCTGGCCCTGGGCTTCGGCCCGCACCAGCACCGCGCCCATCCCGGGCTGGTGAGCCTGGCGCTGCTGAAGGACGACCTGCTCTGCGTACGCGCCGCCGGCACCGCATCGGTGGATGATCTGGATGCCTTCTGTGCGCGGCGCCAGGTATTTCCCACGCCCTGGGATTCGGACCGCAACATGATCGATGGCTGGCTGCAGCAGCAAGGCCGCTCGCGGCAGATCGCCGCCCGGACCAACAACTACCTGGCGGCCTTGCAGTTGATCCCCGCGAGCGAGCTGCTGATGGTCATGCCGGCGCGGGTTCACGAACACCTGGGCGACGCTCGCACCGCCACCAGCCGGCTGCCCGACCTGCCGAGCTTTTCCCTGGAGCTCCTCTGGGCGCAGCCTTTCGACCAGGATCCGGCGAATGTCTGGCTGAGGGAGCAGATCCTCAGCGTCTGCGCGGAGCAGTCACTGCTCTAG
- a CDS encoding DMT family transporter, whose product MRRSLSPGLNAHASMLLWALLVALSFFAAAEVNPTLDALPLTALRLLLSGSLFLPFLLLRRNGLPGGRALLAHALLGGLLALYFGSLFEALKHTKALDTALLYVSVPLLTLGGERLLLRKPVLQRLWPTLVAALGALALLGLDNAHFDTYAYSVYGVGCFAMALYGPLSQRLKPWLGSERSAASVACGNLLAGGLLLALASTLGQRWEGLQGIALRDVAWLFYLALTATLATFWLLHRAIHWLPPATVIAYSYLSGLFALLLQSFWLHKAPAPLAWAGAVLIVLGMLWLARLSPARTVTA is encoded by the coding sequence ATGCGCCGATCCCTCTCCCCCGGCCTCAACGCCCACGCCTCGATGCTGCTCTGGGCGTTGCTGGTGGCGCTGTCGTTCTTCGCCGCCGCCGAGGTGAATCCCACTCTCGACGCCCTGCCCCTGACCGCCCTGCGCCTGCTGCTTTCCGGCAGCCTGTTCCTGCCCTTCCTGCTGCTGCGCCGCAACGGCCTGCCCGGTGGCCGCGCGCTGCTCGCCCACGCGTTGCTGGGCGGCCTGCTGGCCCTCTACTTCGGCAGCCTGTTCGAAGCGCTGAAGCACACCAAGGCGCTGGATACCGCGCTGCTCTATGTCAGCGTGCCGCTGCTGACCCTTGGCGGCGAACGTCTGCTGCTGCGCAAGCCGGTGCTGCAGCGCCTGTGGCCGACCCTGGTCGCGGCCCTCGGCGCCCTGGCCCTGCTCGGTCTCGACAACGCCCATTTCGATACCTACGCCTACAGCGTGTACGGCGTCGGCTGCTTCGCCATGGCCCTCTACGGCCCCCTCAGCCAGCGCCTGAAACCCTGGCTCGGCAGCGAGCGCAGCGCCGCCTCCGTGGCCTGCGGCAACCTGCTGGCGGGCGGCCTGCTGCTGGCCCTGGCGAGCACCCTCGGACAGCGCTGGGAAGGCCTGCAGGGGATCGCCCTGCGCGACGTCGCCTGGCTGTTCTACCTGGCCCTGACCGCCACCCTGGCCACCTTCTGGCTGCTGCACCGGGCCATCCACTGGCTGCCGCCGGCCACGGTGATCGCCTACAGCTACCTGAGTGGCCTGTTCGCACTGCTGCTGCAGAGCTTCTGGCTGCACAAGGCGCCGGCGCCACTGGCCTGGGCCGGCGCCGTACTGATCGTCCTCGGCATGCTCTGGCTGGCGCGGTTGAGCCCCGCGCGAACGGTGACCGCCTGA
- a CDS encoding autotransporter outer membrane beta-barrel domain-containing protein, with the protein MGQDRASRAAFAALGALLVSAPALGDPLAAASRAYLLEDSHFLRDAASERIQQIRFSFREPPLEEEQTPAWVRAFGSRGSADADHRAPRRERDIGGGLLGSERKLGNWLVGGMGGYSASSVEVQGEDADIHSLHLGAYAGTKIYNQIGVKLGAAWSGHDGDRRAADGDSGQVFGELSYSLDFRDFSAEGFSELAYVRLDSDAFGAQDRQRDEIGYSTFGLRGTTRIELESGRRLTARISSGWRHAYSDSRLEDESGGAVALTRDAFRLDMGLDYQLSEEAYAGLFYNGTYAEDARDNGVTARLSLRF; encoded by the coding sequence ATGGGTCAGGATCGAGCGTCACGCGCTGCCTTCGCCGCACTCGGTGCCCTGCTGGTGAGCGCACCGGCCCTCGGCGATCCCCTCGCCGCCGCCAGCCGTGCCTACCTGCTGGAAGACAGCCATTTCCTCCGCGACGCCGCCTCCGAGCGCATCCAGCAGATCCGCTTCTCCTTCCGCGAGCCGCCCCTGGAGGAGGAGCAGACACCAGCCTGGGTGCGAGCCTTCGGCAGCCGGGGTTCGGCCGATGCCGACCACCGTGCGCCGCGCCGGGAGCGGGACATCGGCGGCGGGCTGCTGGGCAGCGAGCGCAAGCTGGGCAACTGGCTGGTGGGCGGGATGGGCGGCTATTCGGCGAGTTCGGTGGAAGTGCAGGGCGAGGACGCGGATATCCACAGCCTGCACCTGGGCGCCTACGCCGGTACCAAGATCTACAACCAGATCGGCGTGAAGCTGGGGGCGGCCTGGAGCGGCCATGACGGCGACCGGCGCGCGGCCGACGGGGACAGCGGCCAGGTGTTCGGCGAGCTCAGCTACTCCCTGGATTTCCGCGACTTCAGCGCCGAGGGATTCAGCGAACTGGCCTATGTGCGGCTGGACAGCGATGCCTTTGGTGCCCAGGACCGCCAGCGCGACGAGATCGGCTACAGCACCTTCGGCCTGCGCGGCACCACACGCATCGAACTTGAGTCGGGCCGGCGCCTGACCGCGCGCATCAGTTCGGGGTGGCGGCATGCCTACAGCGATAGCCGGCTGGAGGATGAGAGCGGCGGCGCCGTGGCCCTGACCCGGGACGCGTTCCGCCTGGACATGGGGCTGGACTACCAGCTCAGCGAAGAGGCCTACGCCGGGCTGTTCTACAACGGCACCTATGCCGAGGACGCGCGGGACAACGGGGTGACAGCGCGGCTGAGCCTGCGTTTCTGA
- a CDS encoding rubredoxin: MKTWICVVCGLIYDETKGWPEEGIPAGTRWADVPDDWICPDCGVGKNDFDMQEI, from the coding sequence ATGAAAACCTGGATTTGTGTGGTCTGCGGCCTGATCTACGACGAAACCAAAGGCTGGCCCGAAGAGGGCATCCCGGCCGGCACCCGCTGGGCCGACGTGCCGGATGACTGGATCTGCCCGGACTGCGGCGTCGGCAAGAACGACTTCGACATGCAGGAAATCTGA